The following coding sequences lie in one uncultured Flavobacterium sp. genomic window:
- a CDS encoding GIY-YIG nuclease family protein, translated as MKQIEKNSGIIYKVINTKTNEMYIGSTTKSITERKNDHLQKANNGNGFKFHNAISTYGIDSFKWEQIDTAINNNELASKEIKYISEYDALDNGYNSDKGGGIKKTVYKYNLDGSLNDTFQDLTSASVTIDVRKQDISRACWSVNNTLGGFLWSYEYREPFVPKFDNRKKQVIQYNVNGNVLARYISASEASRKTAISKTCITRCCRGEREQSGGFLWKYI; from the coding sequence ATGAAACAGATAGAAAAAAATAGCGGTATTATTTATAAAGTAATTAATACTAAAACTAATGAAATGTACATTGGTTCAACTACGAAATCAATAACGGAAAGAAAAAATGACCACTTACAAAAAGCAAATAATGGTAACGGTTTTAAATTTCACAATGCAATTAGTACTTATGGTATTGATTCTTTTAAATGGGAGCAAATTGACACAGCCATAAATAATAATGAATTAGCTTCTAAAGAAATTAAATATATTTCAGAATATGATGCTTTGGACAATGGTTATAACTCAGATAAAGGAGGAGGCATTAAAAAAACTGTATATAAATATAATTTAGATGGTTCTTTAAATGATACATTCCAAGACTTAACTTCTGCTTCAGTCACAATAGATGTTCGAAAACAAGACATTAGTAGGGCTTGTTGGAGTGTTAATAATACTTTAGGCGGCTTTTTATGGAGTTATGAATATAGAGAACCATTTGTTCCAAAATTTGATAATAGAAAAAAGCAAGTTATTCAATATAATGTAAATGGTAATGTTCTAGCTCGTTATATATCTGCCTCAGAAGCGTCAAGAAAAACAGCAATTTCAAAAACCTGTATTACTAGATGTTGTAGAGGAGAAAGAGAACAATCGGGAGGATTTCTTTGGAAATATATTTAA
- a CDS encoding VapE domain-containing protein — protein MNEKMRINKVKKMLEQYLNERYTFKFNEILNRTYYLDNETKGDFLLLKDYKLNSIKRELNNASISATKSDLKCLLESDYVINQNPFKDYFNSLPKWDMKKDYILELCKTVQTTNQEDFYWAFKKWIVATVACSIYENVTNQTVLILTGKQGIGKTSWFQKLMPNALKEYFYSGIINPNNKDTTLLMSEKFLINLDELASLNKKQIEAFKEMITKSTITERRAYAHFTEDYIRRASFVGSSNHNEILMDVTGNRRFLCFEATEIDYEHKINMDYVYSQAVYLLNNKEFIYHFDKQDVLRLEENNKMFVQSSEEVNWIEELFSLPHNDANIEYMNATEIKEYIKLHKGQYINIDVQQIGKIMTSKNFQTKKISGGKKYKVNKNKG, from the coding sequence ATGAACGAGAAAATGAGAATTAATAAAGTTAAAAAGATGCTAGAACAATATTTAAATGAAAGATACACTTTCAAATTTAATGAAATCCTTAATAGAACATATTATTTGGATAATGAAACAAAAGGGGATTTTCTATTATTAAAAGATTATAAACTTAATTCTATAAAAAGAGAATTAAACAACGCTTCAATATCTGCAACTAAATCAGATTTAAAATGTTTGCTGGAATCTGATTATGTAATAAATCAAAATCCTTTTAAGGATTACTTCAATAGCCTTCCGAAATGGGATATGAAAAAAGATTACATATTAGAATTATGCAAGACAGTACAAACTACTAATCAAGAAGATTTTTATTGGGCATTTAAAAAATGGATAGTTGCAACGGTTGCTTGCTCTATATATGAGAATGTCACAAATCAAACTGTTCTAATCCTTACAGGTAAGCAAGGAATTGGAAAAACTTCTTGGTTTCAAAAATTGATGCCAAATGCATTAAAGGAATATTTCTACAGTGGAATTATCAATCCAAATAATAAAGACACTACATTATTAATGTCAGAGAAATTTTTAATTAATTTGGATGAATTAGCTTCTTTAAATAAGAAACAAATTGAAGCTTTTAAAGAAATGATTACAAAGAGCACTATTACAGAAAGAAGAGCATATGCTCATTTCACAGAGGATTATATTCGTAGAGCTTCATTTGTAGGAAGCTCCAATCATAATGAAATTTTAATGGATGTAACGGGTAACAGACGTTTTCTATGTTTTGAAGCTACCGAAATTGATTATGAGCATAAGATTAATATGGATTATGTCTATAGCCAAGCAGTTTATTTATTAAATAATAAAGAATTTATTTACCATTTTGACAAACAAGATGTTTTAAGATTAGAAGAAAATAATAAAATGTTTGTTCAATCTTCTGAAGAAGTAAATTGGATTGAAGAATTATTCAGTTTACCTCATAATGATGCTAATATTGAATATATGAATGCCACTGAAATCAAAGAATATATAAAGCTTCATAAAGGACAATATATTAATATTGATGTTCAGCAAATAGGCAAAATAATGACTTCTAAAAATTTTCAAACAAAAAAAATATCGGGAGGAAAGAAATACAAAGTAAACAAAAATAAAGGATAG
- a CDS encoding DUF3871 family protein, whose amino-acid sequence MNLISNNIDYQIIDESEIIQFPRRNFIEANTIEVSLEHLKNDCIVPVFAKDNECTISHYEFINSTLEVVEDVLNYQGILKPDIRASHVIKGRTPNAIFKSAKELLEDEKTIYYERIAFVIEIPEISEVINGNRINLSIGGVRAYNQENLFSKKSIEKFKIFIGFQNTVCTNLCISTDGLIDDLRISSILELKAKIYELINTYKKKEHLMTMEQMFNFSFTETQFAHLIGKMKLFPYLTKEEKHKLFPLAINDTQLNIVIKDYHNDTYFAKAEDNTINFWNLYNLMTEANKSTYIDSNLEKNVNAYEFVNHLAKSLKNDEPNYFIH is encoded by the coding sequence ATGAATTTAATATCAAATAATATAGATTATCAAATTATTGATGAAAGTGAAATTATCCAATTCCCTAGAAGAAATTTTATCGAAGCAAATACAATAGAGGTTTCATTAGAACATCTAAAAAATGATTGCATTGTACCTGTATTTGCAAAAGACAATGAATGTACAATAAGCCATTACGAATTTATTAATAGTACTTTAGAAGTAGTAGAGGACGTCTTGAATTATCAAGGCATCTTAAAGCCTGATATCAGAGCTTCTCATGTTATCAAGGGCAGAACTCCAAATGCAATTTTCAAGTCAGCAAAAGAGCTCTTAGAGGATGAAAAGACTATTTATTACGAGAGAATTGCCTTTGTAATAGAAATACCTGAAATAAGTGAAGTTATTAATGGGAACAGGATAAATCTCTCTATAGGAGGTGTACGAGCGTACAATCAAGAAAATCTTTTTAGTAAAAAATCCATTGAGAAATTTAAAATTTTTATTGGCTTTCAGAATACTGTATGTACAAATCTTTGTATATCGACAGATGGTCTAATTGACGACTTAAGAATTAGTTCTATTTTAGAATTAAAAGCAAAAATCTATGAGCTAATAAACACCTATAAAAAGAAAGAGCATCTTATGACTATGGAGCAGATGTTTAATTTTTCATTTACAGAAACTCAATTTGCTCATTTAATTGGGAAGATGAAGTTATTTCCATATTTAACCAAAGAGGAAAAGCATAAACTTTTTCCTCTGGCTATAAATGATACTCAGCTAAATATTGTTATTAAAGATTATCACAATGATACTTATTTTGCTAAAGCAGAGGATAACACAATTAATTTTTGGAATCTATACAATCTAATGACAGAAGCCAATAAGAGTACATATATTGACAGTAATTTAGAAAAAAATGTTAATGCGTACGAATTTGTAAATCACCTTGCAAAAAGCCTTAAAAATGATGAACCGAATTATTTCATCCATTAA
- a CDS encoding lipocalin family protein → MKLKNITIGLTFLSLFLLNSCNSDNDSKPTNSNTNLIIGKWTWQEPSAKCPSYREFKINKTLTYMQFDGNCKVLIDNLTYELVGDKIKIGSDEDETETIIELTDKIMTITFVSYNGIQKRTYHKIP, encoded by the coding sequence ATGAAACTTAAAAACATTACTATTGGACTAACTTTCTTATCCCTTTTTTTGCTAAACTCTTGTAACTCTGATAATGATTCAAAACCTACTAATTCTAATACAAATCTAATTATAGGAAAATGGACTTGGCAGGAACCTTCAGCAAAATGCCCATCATATAGAGAATTTAAAATAAACAAGACACTTACTTATATGCAGTTTGACGGAAACTGTAAAGTACTAATAGATAATCTGACATATGAATTGGTGGGTGATAAAATAAAAATCGGTTCTGATGAAGATGAAACAGAAACAATTATAGAATTAACTGACAAAATTATGACTATTACTTTTGTTAGTTATAATGGCATTCAAAAAAGGACATATCATAAAATTCCTTAA
- a CDS encoding helix-turn-helix domain-containing protein, whose translation MQKHLEQIEVELVKRIYKEFLVKFDGNKSEFARVALCSETTVRRVFRNEQRMTVDLLLRFCFALDIDVNQIFEGINILDKK comes from the coding sequence ATGCAGAAGCATTTAGAGCAAATAGAAGTTGAATTAGTAAAAAGGATATACAAAGAATTCCTTGTGAAATTTGATGGAAATAAATCTGAGTTTGCAAGAGTTGCATTATGTTCAGAAACTACAGTACGAAGAGTTTTTAGAAATGAACAAAGAATGACTGTTGATTTATTATTAAGATTTTGTTTTGCTCTTGATATCGATGTAAATCAAATTTTTGAAGGAATAAATATTTTGGATAAGAAATGA
- a CDS encoding phage integrase SAM-like domain-containing protein: MTTDNFNILFVQAKNRMNKKNQSPLFCRITLNGERKQFSTGIQIEIDCWDAKQQLIKKSHESTILYNSQLDKIKSKIDRVYMILKLEEKPFTIEDIYDKFLGKEVKKSEHILSYYKLYLIKIKKLVGIEIKENTYNKFVYVSKHLEEFIKWKFKKSDYPLNELTQQFLDDFDYYLKTKKKQKQITINKTIQRLRTPIKLAISEGYLDRDPFILYRAKTVRKTFIFLTVEELKILEESTMRQRRLKFVQDLFIFCCYTGLAYSEMSNLEKKHIQIGFDDINWIKMKREKTQREISIPILPKAQEIINKYSSKEQKIFPHISNQKFNSYLKEISAIAGIEKSLTHHIARKTFASTILLFNDVPMEVVSELLGHSSMVTTQESYAKVVQRKVSDEMKKLKNKIG; encoded by the coding sequence ATGACAACAGACAATTTCAACATCTTATTTGTGCAAGCAAAAAACAGGATGAACAAAAAAAATCAATCTCCTTTATTTTGTAGAATTACATTAAATGGAGAACGAAAACAATTTAGTACGGGCATACAAATAGAAATCGATTGTTGGGATGCCAAACAACAACTAATAAAAAAGTCACATGAATCTACAATCCTTTATAATTCTCAATTAGATAAAATCAAGTCAAAGATAGATAGAGTCTATATGATTTTAAAACTAGAAGAAAAACCATTTACAATAGAGGATATTTACGATAAGTTTTTAGGAAAGGAGGTTAAAAAAAGTGAACATATTCTATCCTATTATAAATTATATCTTATCAAAATCAAAAAGCTTGTTGGTATCGAAATTAAAGAGAACACCTATAATAAGTTCGTCTATGTTAGCAAACATCTAGAAGAATTTATAAAATGGAAATTTAAGAAATCAGATTATCCACTTAATGAACTAACCCAACAATTTCTAGACGATTTTGATTATTATTTAAAGACTAAAAAAAAACAAAAACAAATTACCATAAATAAAACAATTCAAAGACTTCGAACTCCTATTAAACTTGCAATTTCAGAAGGATATTTAGATAGAGATCCTTTTATTCTTTATAGAGCAAAAACAGTTAGAAAGACTTTTATTTTTTTAACCGTAGAAGAACTTAAAATTTTAGAAGAATCAACAATGCGTCAAAGAAGATTAAAATTTGTTCAGGACTTATTTATATTTTGTTGCTATACAGGTTTGGCATACTCTGAGATGTCAAATCTAGAAAAAAAACATATTCAGATTGGATTTGACGACATTAATTGGATAAAAATGAAACGTGAGAAAACTCAACGTGAAATTTCAATACCAATTCTACCAAAAGCGCAAGAGATAATAAATAAGTATTCCTCAAAAGAACAAAAAATATTTCCTCATATAAGTAATCAGAAATTCAATTCTTATTTAAAAGAAATTTCAGCAATAGCCGGAATTGAAAAAAGCCTAACACATCATATTGCCCGAAAGACATTTGCGTCAACAATCCTTCTTTTTAATGATGTTCCTATGGAAGTTGTATCTGAATTACTAGGCCATTCAAGCATGGTGACTACACAAGAAAGCTATGCAAAAGTAGTTCAACGAAAAGTCAGTGATGAGATGAAAAAGTTAAAAAATAAAATAGGATAA
- the rseP gene encoding RIP metalloprotease RseP, with protein MDIVIKLSQFLLSLSLLIILHELGHFIPAKLFKTRVEKFYLFFDVKYSLLKKKIGETEYGIGWLPLGGYVKISGMIDESMDKEQMALPPQPWEFRSKPAWQRLIIMLGGVTVNFILAFIIYIGMAFAYGDTYIANSDLKDGVYIENPVMLKTGFKTGDKLVSIDGKKVENYDNSLNMNIIMAKQVLIERNGQQQTITIPKDFVDQLSKHEKGLLVSIRVPFAIGKVTDESPNQNLKAKDLILSLNGEKIKYFDEAKTILDINKGKTIPAVVLRDLKETPITVKVSDKGTLGVMAGGLDMKSLEKLGYYKISTKNYSFFESIPVGLEKGKDQLVGYGKQLKMIFNPETKAYKQVGGFAAIFNIFPNTWSWETFWSITALLSIMLGVMNLLPIPALDGGHVMFLLYEIISGRKPSDKFLENAQMVGFVLLIALLLFANGNDIYKAIVGK; from the coding sequence ATGGATATAGTTATCAAACTCTCTCAATTTCTATTGAGTTTATCTTTACTTATTATTCTTCACGAATTAGGGCATTTTATCCCTGCAAAATTATTTAAAACAAGAGTCGAAAAATTTTACTTATTTTTTGATGTTAAATATTCTCTATTAAAAAAGAAAATTGGCGAAACTGAATACGGAATCGGATGGTTACCACTTGGAGGTTATGTAAAAATCTCCGGAATGATCGACGAAAGTATGGACAAGGAACAAATGGCTTTGCCTCCACAACCTTGGGAATTTCGTTCTAAACCAGCCTGGCAGCGTTTGATTATTATGTTAGGTGGAGTTACTGTAAACTTTATTTTGGCATTTATCATTTATATTGGGATGGCATTTGCTTATGGCGATACTTATATTGCAAATTCTGACTTAAAAGATGGTGTTTACATTGAAAATCCTGTTATGCTTAAAACGGGTTTTAAAACTGGAGACAAACTTGTATCTATAGACGGAAAGAAGGTTGAGAATTATGACAATAGTTTAAACATGAATATTATCATGGCTAAACAAGTCTTGATTGAAAGAAACGGACAGCAACAAACCATCACTATTCCAAAAGATTTTGTTGATCAGTTGTCTAAACATGAAAAGGGCTTATTAGTTAGCATTCGTGTTCCATTTGCAATTGGAAAAGTTACGGACGAATCTCCTAATCAAAATTTAAAAGCTAAAGATTTGATTCTTTCTCTTAATGGAGAAAAAATAAAATATTTTGACGAAGCAAAAACAATTTTAGATATTAATAAAGGAAAAACAATTCCTGCGGTTGTTTTGCGTGATTTAAAAGAAACACCTATCACAGTTAAAGTTTCAGACAAAGGTACTTTAGGAGTAATGGCTGGTGGTTTAGATATGAAATCATTAGAAAAACTAGGATATTATAAAATCAGCACTAAAAACTACAGCTTCTTTGAATCAATTCCGGTTGGATTAGAAAAAGGTAAGGATCAATTAGTAGGTTACGGAAAACAGCTTAAAATGATTTTTAATCCTGAAACTAAGGCTTACAAACAAGTAGGTGGTTTTGCGGCTATTTTCAATATTTTTCCTAATACCTGGAGCTGGGAAACATTCTGGTCAATCACTGCTTTATTGTCAATTATGCTTGGAGTTATGAATTTATTGCCAATTCCTGCTCTTGATGGTGGTCATGTGATGTTTTTATTATACGAAATTATTAGTGGCAGAAAACCGAGTGATAAATTCCTTGAAAATGCCCAAATGGTTGGCTTCGTACTACTTATCGCATTACTTTTGTTTGCTAACGGGAACGATATTTACAAGGCAATTGTAGGCAAGTAA
- a CDS encoding NADH:flavin oxidoreductase/NADH oxidase — protein MASLLFSPLSIKNITLKNRIVISPMCQYSAINGFANDWHLVHLGSRASGGVGLIIQEATAVSPEARISSSDLGIWKDEHIQKLKTINEFIVSQNAIPGIQLAHAGRKASVSSPWLGNKKIDFAQGGWQTVSASEIPYHEDEPFLPEALDQKGIQKVISDFKAATKRAVEAGYQVLEIHGAHGYLLHQFLSPLTNIRKDEYGGSFENRIRFALEILEAVQTEWPSNLPLFVRISATDWAENGWNPEESVKFSAILKEKGVDLIDVSSGGLVSHQQIPLQPNYQVPFAEKIKKDAQILTGAVGLITKAKQAEEILENGQADLILFARESLRNPNLPLDFAKELNEDIQWPKQYERAKI, from the coding sequence ATGGCTTCATTATTATTTTCTCCACTCTCCATAAAAAATATTACTTTAAAAAACAGAATCGTTATTTCGCCCATGTGTCAATATTCGGCAATTAACGGATTTGCAAATGATTGGCATTTGGTTCATCTTGGCAGTCGTGCCAGCGGCGGAGTAGGTTTAATCATTCAGGAAGCAACAGCCGTTTCTCCCGAAGCCAGAATTTCGTCTTCTGATCTTGGAATCTGGAAAGATGAGCACATTCAAAAGCTAAAAACAATCAACGAATTTATCGTTTCACAAAATGCTATTCCGGGAATTCAGTTGGCGCATGCCGGTCGAAAAGCAAGTGTCTCTTCTCCTTGGTTGGGTAATAAAAAAATAGATTTCGCTCAAGGCGGATGGCAAACGGTTTCTGCAAGTGAGATTCCGTATCATGAAGATGAACCATTTCTTCCGGAAGCTTTAGACCAAAAGGGAATCCAAAAAGTGATTTCTGATTTTAAAGCAGCAACAAAAAGAGCTGTCGAAGCCGGTTATCAAGTATTGGAAATTCATGGAGCGCATGGTTATTTACTGCACCAATTTTTATCGCCATTAACTAATATAAGAAAGGATGAGTATGGAGGAAGTTTCGAAAACCGAATCCGTTTTGCTTTAGAAATTCTGGAAGCAGTTCAAACCGAATGGCCGTCAAATTTGCCTTTATTCGTTAGAATCTCTGCAACAGACTGGGCAGAAAACGGATGGAATCCTGAAGAATCCGTAAAATTCTCGGCTATCTTAAAAGAAAAAGGAGTGGATTTAATTGATGTTTCATCAGGTGGATTGGTCTCGCATCAACAAATTCCGTTGCAGCCAAATTATCAGGTTCCTTTTGCAGAAAAAATCAAAAAAGATGCGCAAATTTTAACAGGCGCAGTTGGTTTGATCACAAAAGCTAAACAAGCCGAAGAAATTTTAGAAAACGGTCAGGCCGATTTAATTCTGTTTGCTAGAGAATCACTAAGAAATCCAAATTTACCGTTAGACTTCGCAAAAGAATTAAACGAAGATATTCAATGGCCTAAACAATACGAAAGAGCTAAGATTTAA
- a CDS encoding Gfo/Idh/MocA family oxidoreductase gives MQKIKTALLSYGMSGKVFHAPFLDIHPGFELLGSWERSKKLIQEDYPTVKSYPSIEELLTDDVDLVIVNTPVGTHYEYAKKVLLAGKHAVVEKAFTTTVAEAEELAAIAKEKGLKLAVFQNRRWDSDFKTVQKIIKEGVLGDLVEAEFHFDRYNPLLSAKAHKETVNDGAGILKDLGPHLIDQAVCLFGSPKSVFGDIRYTRENSLVDDWIDLLLIYENFRVRLKAGFFVREANPAYTIHGKKGSFLKPRGDVQEDELKLGKKPNLESWGTESADLQGLLHTEIGEKVVREKVPTLQGNYFSFFDGVYDSIINNKVEPVAAQDGVKVMQIIEAAIASNAQQKVINL, from the coding sequence ATGCAAAAAATAAAAACAGCACTATTATCATACGGAATGTCAGGGAAAGTTTTTCACGCTCCATTTTTAGATATTCATCCGGGATTTGAATTATTGGGTTCTTGGGAACGAAGCAAAAAACTAATTCAGGAAGATTATCCAACAGTAAAAAGTTATCCTTCAATCGAAGAATTATTAACAGATGATGTAGACCTGGTAATCGTAAATACACCAGTTGGAACACATTATGAATATGCCAAAAAAGTGCTTTTGGCAGGAAAACATGCCGTTGTCGAAAAAGCATTTACAACAACCGTAGCTGAAGCTGAAGAATTAGCTGCAATTGCAAAAGAGAAAGGATTAAAATTAGCCGTTTTTCAAAACAGAAGATGGGACAGCGATTTTAAAACCGTTCAAAAAATAATAAAAGAAGGCGTTTTGGGAGATTTAGTCGAAGCCGAATTTCACTTTGACAGATACAATCCTTTATTGAGCGCAAAAGCACATAAAGAAACCGTAAATGACGGAGCCGGAATCCTAAAAGATTTAGGTCCGCATTTAATCGATCAGGCAGTATGTTTGTTTGGTTCGCCAAAATCGGTTTTTGGAGACATTCGCTACACCAGAGAAAATTCCTTAGTTGATGACTGGATTGATTTATTGTTGATTTACGAAAATTTCAGAGTACGACTAAAAGCTGGTTTCTTTGTCAGAGAAGCAAATCCTGCGTACACGATCCACGGAAAAAAAGGATCTTTTTTAAAACCTCGTGGAGATGTCCAGGAAGATGAATTGAAACTGGGTAAAAAGCCAAATTTAGAATCGTGGGGAACAGAATCAGCAGATTTACAGGGACTATTACACACAGAAATCGGCGAAAAAGTAGTTCGTGAAAAAGTGCCAACACTTCAAGGAAATTATTTTTCATTTTTTGATGGTGTTTATGATTCCATTATAAATAATAAAGTTGAACCAGTTGCGGCACAAGACGGTGTAAAAGTGATGCAGATTATCGAAGCAGCAATCGCCAGTAATGCTCAGCAAAAAGTAATTAATTTGTAG
- a CDS encoding MFS transporter, whose protein sequence is MINFNPLSLFQTKGKIKKVYREAKASYLNRIRFAVGMFYFGMGLSFATWASRIPDIKTALHLTEGDLGSILFALPMGQLVIMPFSGKMVTKFGSHRILIFSLVMYVLCLANLGLATTALQLSVGLFLFGLFGNLANIAVNTQGVYTEVLFRKTIMSSFHGMWSFAGFTGALVGLGMLALNLTPFHHFLIVGGIVLLMIAFNFQFLVKAKEKIKHKTSEKKKLFVKPDSTLIWLGVIGFCSMASEGVMFDWSGVYFKDIVKAPGPLVILGYTSFMIMMASGRFLGDGLINKFGRERVMQISGIMISAGLFTAVFLPYIIPCTIAFMAVGLGVATIVPTVYSMAGKNPTVPPGEALTIVSSVSFLGFLMGPPVIGHIAETFGLQFSFAFIGIFGVLIAFMVSKIRTV, encoded by the coding sequence TTGATAAATTTCAATCCATTATCATTATTTCAAACCAAAGGAAAAATCAAGAAAGTTTATAGAGAAGCAAAAGCCTCTTATTTAAACCGAATTCGCTTTGCTGTCGGGATGTTTTATTTCGGAATGGGTTTAAGTTTTGCAACCTGGGCAAGTAGAATTCCGGATATTAAAACAGCACTGCATTTAACCGAAGGAGATTTAGGTTCAATACTTTTTGCGCTTCCAATGGGGCAATTGGTAATTATGCCTTTTTCAGGAAAAATGGTAACTAAATTTGGAAGTCATCGCATTTTAATTTTTTCCTTAGTAATGTATGTTCTGTGTCTTGCAAATTTAGGTTTGGCAACAACAGCTTTGCAATTATCGGTGGGTCTATTTCTGTTTGGATTATTCGGAAATCTAGCCAATATTGCCGTAAACACACAAGGCGTTTATACTGAAGTTCTTTTTAGAAAAACCATCATGTCATCTTTTCACGGAATGTGGAGTTTTGCCGGATTCACAGGTGCTTTAGTAGGTTTAGGAATGTTAGCTTTAAACCTCACGCCGTTTCATCATTTTCTAATTGTTGGCGGAATTGTCCTTTTAATGATTGCTTTCAATTTTCAATTTTTGGTAAAAGCCAAAGAAAAAATTAAGCATAAAACTTCTGAAAAGAAAAAATTATTTGTAAAACCTGACAGTACTTTAATATGGCTTGGCGTAATTGGTTTTTGCAGTATGGCAAGCGAGGGAGTAATGTTTGACTGGAGTGGAGTTTACTTTAAAGACATCGTAAAAGCTCCCGGACCGTTAGTGATTTTAGGATATACTTCGTTCATGATTATGATGGCGAGCGGAAGGTTTTTAGGAGACGGACTAATTAATAAATTTGGTCGTGAACGTGTGATGCAAATTAGCGGAATCATGATTTCTGCCGGACTTTTTACAGCAGTTTTTCTTCCCTATATTATTCCCTGTACCATAGCTTTTATGGCAGTTGGTTTGGGAGTTGCTACAATTGTTCCTACCGTTTATAGTATGGCAGGAAAAAATCCGACTGTTCCACCAGGCGAAGCTTTAACTATAGTTTCAAGCGTAAGTTTTCTTGGTTTTTTAATGGGACCACCTGTTATTGGTCATATTGCTGAAACTTTTGGACTTCAATTTTCATTTGCATTTATCGGAATCTTTGGTGTTCTGATTGCCTTTATGGTTTCTAAAATTAGAACTGTATAG